A genome region from Sphingomonas sp. BGYR3 includes the following:
- a CDS encoding FKBP-type peptidyl-prolyl cis-trans isomerase — protein MAFAFLSALIALVSPSKDKPVSDTAPIQAGEATRIIESEIGTGAEAQPGRMVRVHYTGWLLTDGARGKKFDSSLDRGEPIAFPLGTGRVIRGWDLGINGMKVGGKRTLVIPAVDGYGVRGAGGVIPPGADLIFDVELVGVD, from the coding sequence ATGGCATTCGCATTCCTCTCCGCGCTGATCGCGCTCGTTTCCCCCAGCAAGGATAAGCCCGTGTCCGATACCGCACCCATACAGGCCGGCGAGGCCACCCGGATCATCGAATCCGAAATCGGCACCGGGGCGGAGGCACAGCCCGGGCGCATGGTTCGCGTGCATTATACCGGATGGCTGCTGACCGACGGCGCGCGCGGCAAGAAGTTCGACAGCTCCCTGGACCGCGGCGAGCCGATTGCCTTTCCGCTGGGCACCGGCCGCGTGATCCGTGGCTGGGACCTGGGCATCAACGGCATGAAGGTGGGCGGCAAGCGCACGCTGGTGATCCCGGCCGTCGATGGCTATGGCGTGCGCGGCGCGGGCGGTGTGATCCCGCCGGGCGCTGACCTGATCTTTGACGTCGAACTGGTCGGCGTCGACTGA
- the bioD gene encoding dethiobiotin synthase → MSTGPTIIVTGTDTDAGKTIFAAALAGALSGLYWKPVQSGIADGCDADTVHRLSGLARERILPEAYRLTEPLSPHRAAELDGVVIDPDRLTLPRHQRPLVVEGAGGVLVPVTRDLLYADLFARWAAPVVLVARTSLGTINHSLLSIEALRARGIPILGVAFNGDANEDSEATIAAIGGVRRLGRLPRLDPLTPQTLTAAFAQHFRLDDFA, encoded by the coding sequence ATGAGCACGGGTCCGACCATCATCGTCACCGGCACCGATACCGATGCGGGCAAGACGATCTTTGCCGCCGCCCTGGCCGGCGCGCTGAGCGGCCTGTACTGGAAACCGGTGCAGTCCGGCATCGCTGATGGCTGCGATGCCGATACCGTCCATCGCCTGTCCGGTCTGGCGCGCGAACGCATCCTGCCCGAAGCCTATCGCCTGACCGAGCCATTGTCGCCGCATCGCGCCGCGGAGCTGGACGGCGTGGTGATCGACCCCGACCGGCTGACCCTGCCCCGTCATCAGCGCCCGCTGGTGGTGGAGGGTGCGGGCGGCGTGCTGGTCCCCGTCACGCGCGATCTGCTCTATGCCGACCTGTTCGCGCGGTGGGCCGCGCCGGTGGTGCTGGTCGCCCGCACGTCGCTGGGCACGATCAACCACAGCCTGCTGAGCATCGAGGCGCTGCGGGCGCGGGGCATCCCCATCCTGGGCGTGGCGTTCAACGGCGATGCGAACGAGGATAGCGAGGCAACCATTGCGGCAATCGGCGGCGTCCGCCGGCTTGGCCGCCTGCCCCGGCTGGACCCGCTGACACCCCAGACGCTTACCGCAGCATTTGCGCAGCATTTCCGGCTGGACGATTTTGCATGA
- a CDS encoding alpha/beta hydrolase, translated as MRFDRMTRWLAGAVPMAALLVLAGCAASLPPMDGPQGMALYQQLIGPKRSRSVETLFIMLNGDGPPANRGDEDGFIRKLGASVPKSAVVHLLRPGYGDASGHRSPGDVPAENGDQASTEAMMAVADTIGAIRSRYPNAETVLIGSGGGAAIIANLAGTRPQLLDGMVLISCPCTLPEWRKLRARQSPGKGWDKPVEALDPLLTAGGVPPDMMAAIVTGADDKELPPRFSRSYAEALALRGINTDLRILPGRTGSLIDDPQVLEATQRMAARLPRDAK; from the coding sequence ATGCGATTTGACCGAATGACACGATGGCTGGCCGGCGCGGTGCCGATGGCGGCGCTGCTCGTCCTGGCCGGATGCGCTGCCAGCCTGCCGCCGATGGACGGTCCACAGGGCATGGCGCTGTATCAACAACTGATCGGACCGAAGCGCAGCCGCTCCGTCGAGACGCTGTTCATCATGCTGAACGGCGATGGCCCGCCCGCCAATCGCGGGGATGAGGATGGCTTTATCCGCAAACTGGGCGCGTCCGTTCCGAAAAGCGCGGTCGTCCATCTGCTGCGTCCGGGCTATGGCGATGCCAGCGGCCATCGCAGCCCGGGTGACGTCCCGGCGGAAAATGGCGATCAGGCATCGACCGAGGCGATGATGGCGGTCGCCGACACCATCGGCGCGATCCGCAGCCGGTATCCCAATGCCGAAACCGTGCTGATCGGTTCGGGCGGCGGCGCGGCGATCATCGCCAATCTGGCCGGCACCCGTCCGCAATTGCTGGACGGCATGGTGCTGATCAGCTGTCCGTGCACCCTGCCCGAATGGCGCAAGCTGCGCGCGCGCCAGTCGCCGGGCAAGGGATGGGACAAGCCCGTTGAGGCGCTCGATCCCCTGCTGACCGCAGGCGGCGTGCCGCCGGACATGATGGCCGCTATCGTGACCGGGGCCGATGACAAGGAACTGCCGCCGCGCTTTTCCCGTTCCTATGCCGAGGCGCTGGCGCTTCGGGGGATCAACACGGACCTGCGCATCCTGCCGGGGCGCACCGGATCGCTGATCGATGACCCGCAGGTACTGGAAGCGACGCAGCGGATGGCCGCCCGGCTGCCGAGGGATGCAAAGTGA
- the mutM gene encoding bifunctional DNA-formamidopyrimidine glycosylase/DNA-(apurinic or apyrimidinic site) lyase, with product MPELPEVETTVRGLAPVLEGQRIARIETRRPDLRFPFPPDLRQRLTGATVTTLGRRAKYGLISTDRDDVLLFHLGMSGRWRVDPTDVLTHDHLVIETEAGRRLALNDPRRFGFVDLLAGASGLATYPAFAAMGPEPLGPELTAAYLADRFNDRSAPVKALLLDQRIVAGLGNIYVCEALFMAGIHPRRAAGTISRKRLDSLVTAIRDVLSSAILAGGSTLRDYARPDGQLGYFSKQWLVYGREGEPCRCGGTVERMVDSGRSTFWCRACQR from the coding sequence ATGCCAGAACTGCCCGAAGTCGAAACTACCGTTCGCGGCCTTGCGCCCGTACTGGAGGGCCAGCGGATCGCGCGGATCGAGACGCGGCGGCCGGACCTTCGCTTTCCCTTTCCACCGGATCTGCGTCAGCGGTTGACCGGCGCGACAGTGACCACGCTGGGACGGCGGGCCAAATATGGCCTGATCAGCACCGATCGCGACGATGTTCTGCTGTTCCATCTGGGCATGTCGGGGCGCTGGCGGGTCGATCCCACCGATGTGCTGACCCACGATCATCTGGTGATCGAAACAGAGGCTGGGCGGCGGCTGGCGCTCAACGATCCGCGCCGATTCGGCTTTGTCGACCTGTTGGCCGGGGCATCGGGGCTTGCCACCTATCCCGCCTTTGCCGCGATGGGGCCGGAACCGCTGGGACCGGAATTGACCGCGGCCTATCTGGCCGACCGGTTCAACGACCGGTCCGCGCCGGTCAAGGCGTTGTTGCTGGATCAGCGAATCGTCGCGGGCCTTGGCAACATCTATGTGTGCGAGGCGCTGTTCATGGCCGGCATCCACCCGCGCCGGGCCGCCGGCACGATTTCGCGCAAACGGCTCGATTCGCTGGTGACGGCGATTCGCGACGTCCTGTCCTCCGCCATCCTGGCCGGGGGATCGACGTTGCGCGATTATGCGCGGCCCGACGGACAACTGGGCTATTTCTCCAAGCAATGGCTGGTTTACGGCCGCGAAGGCGAGCCATGCCGGTGCGGCGGCACGGTCGAGCGCATGGTCGATTCCGGCCGGTCCACCTTCTGGTGCCGCGCCTGCCAGCGATGA
- a CDS encoding class I SAM-dependent methyltransferase, protein MTNERSVSFGYEQVAPEEKTRRVGGVFSSVAARYDVMNDAMSGGLHRLWKDSFVRKVNPRAGESILDMAGGTGDIAFRLARSGASVTVADINPDMLAVGMERASKRRIDGLVWQEQNAETLSFGDRAFDAYTIAFGIRNVTDIPAALREAHRVLKRGGRFFCLEFSTTQWPGFADVYDAYSHHLVPRLGKLLANDSDSYRYLVESIRRFPPMPAFKAMIEEAGFAQVRVEPILGGLVAIHSGWKL, encoded by the coding sequence ATGACGAACGAACGCTCGGTGTCCTTTGGCTATGAACAGGTGGCGCCAGAGGAAAAGACCCGCCGGGTGGGCGGCGTGTTTTCCAGCGTCGCGGCCCGATACGATGTGATGAACGATGCCATGTCCGGCGGCCTGCACCGGTTGTGGAAGGATTCGTTCGTGCGAAAGGTCAATCCGCGCGCCGGGGAATCGATCCTCGACATGGCGGGCGGCACCGGCGACATCGCGTTCCGCCTGGCCCGGTCGGGCGCATCGGTGACGGTGGCCGACATCAATCCCGACATGCTGGCCGTCGGCATGGAACGCGCGTCGAAACGGCGCATCGACGGCCTTGTCTGGCAGGAACAGAATGCCGAGACGCTGAGTTTCGGCGACCGTGCCTTCGATGCCTATACCATCGCCTTCGGCATCCGGAACGTGACCGATATCCCGGCGGCCCTGCGTGAGGCGCACCGGGTGCTGAAACGCGGCGGGCGGTTTTTCTGCCTTGAGTTTTCGACGACGCAATGGCCCGGCTTTGCCGATGTCTACGATGCCTATTCGCATCATCTGGTCCCGCGGCTTGGCAAGCTGCTGGCCAATGATTCGGACAGCTATCGCTATCTGGTCGAATCGATCCGCCGGTTCCCGCCGATGCCCGCGTTCAAGGCGATGATCGAAGAGGCGGGCTTTGCCCAGGTGCGGGTGGAACCGATCCTGGGCGGACTGGTGGCGATCCATAGCGGGTGGAAGCTTTGA
- the dnaA gene encoding chromosomal replication initiator protein DnaA: protein MNEAIEPNGAVTAAWNRVRDNLRASAGARLFDQWLKPIQVMPGDGDRHVRLGLPSAFMASWVRNHYADRIFYEFRAILPSIRKVSIETLPANVDLRPVEAPEKPVQAPVRTIANDQPAPVPAAPRAEPAAMQPRDTQPFDSRLTFDRFLADDSNRVATNAAKALAEPGRPRFSPLYLHSATGLGKTHLMHAIGHAFLGAQPDATAIYMPAERFMYEFVQAVRARDTFAFKARLRGVDLLMIDDLQFIAGKESTQEEFFHTVNEFMGAGKRLVVAADRPPQQLDGIETRLMTRLGSGLVADIRPPELSLRQAILKAKLADMPGAAIPAEVLDLLSQRLCHSVREMEGALNRLVAYAQLTGQSVTMDFAVATLGEVLKGAQRRITIDEIQRAVSAHYHVRQIDLISARRAVSIARPRQIAMYLAKRLTTRSLPEIGRKFGNRDHSTVIHAVRRIEELRAVDQEIDSAVTVLMRQLEG, encoded by the coding sequence GTGAACGAAGCCATCGAACCGAATGGAGCAGTTACTGCCGCATGGAACCGGGTCCGCGATAATCTGCGGGCGTCGGCCGGGGCCCGTCTGTTCGACCAGTGGCTGAAGCCCATCCAGGTGATGCCCGGCGACGGCGATCGTCATGTCCGCCTTGGCCTGCCCTCTGCCTTCATGGCCAGCTGGGTGCGCAATCACTATGCGGACCGCATCTTTTACGAGTTCCGGGCGATCCTGCCGTCGATTCGCAAGGTGTCGATCGAAACCCTGCCCGCCAATGTCGACCTGCGTCCGGTCGAGGCGCCCGAAAAGCCTGTACAGGCCCCGGTGCGGACCATCGCCAACGACCAGCCGGCGCCCGTGCCGGCAGCGCCGCGGGCCGAGCCTGCGGCAATGCAGCCGCGTGACACCCAGCCGTTCGATTCGCGCCTGACCTTTGACCGGTTCCTGGCCGACGATTCGAACCGCGTGGCAACCAATGCGGCAAAGGCGCTGGCCGAACCGGGTCGTCCGCGGTTCAGCCCGCTTTACCTGCACAGCGCGACCGGGCTGGGCAAGACCCATCTGATGCACGCCATCGGCCACGCCTTTCTGGGTGCCCAGCCGGATGCGACCGCGATCTACATGCCGGCCGAACGCTTCATGTACGAATTCGTGCAGGCGGTGCGTGCCCGCGATACCTTTGCGTTCAAGGCGCGGCTGCGCGGCGTCGACCTGTTGATGATCGACGACCTGCAATTCATTGCCGGCAAGGAATCGACGCAGGAAGAATTCTTTCACACCGTCAACGAGTTCATGGGCGCGGGCAAGCGGCTGGTCGTTGCCGCCGATCGCCCGCCGCAGCAGCTGGACGGCATCGAGACGCGGCTGATGACGCGGCTGGGGTCAGGTCTGGTCGCCGACATCCGCCCGCCCGAATTGTCGCTGCGTCAGGCGATCCTGAAGGCGAAGCTGGCGGACATGCCCGGTGCCGCGATCCCGGCAGAGGTATTGGACCTGTTGTCCCAGCGGCTGTGCCATTCGGTGCGGGAAATGGAAGGCGCGCTCAACCGGCTGGTCGCCTATGCCCAGCTGACCGGGCAGTCGGTGACGATGGATTTTGCCGTCGCCACGCTTGGCGAGGTGCTGAAGGGGGCGCAGCGCCGCATCACGATCGACGAGATTCAGCGGGCGGTGTCGGCGCATTACCATGTCCGGCAGATCGACCTGATCTCTGCCCGGCGGGCGGTTTCGATCGCCCGGCCGCGACAGATCGCCATGTATCTGGCCAAGCGGCTGACCACCCGGTCCCTGCCGGAAATCGGTCGCAAGTTCGGCAATCGCGATCATTCGACCGTCATCCATGCCGTCCGCCGGATCGAGGAACTGCGCGCGGTGGATCAGGAAATCGATTCGGCCGTCACCGTGCTGATGCGCCAGCTGGAGGGTTGA
- a CDS encoding 8-amino-7-oxononanoate synthase has product MQAIDALRSDLAGLAARDRLRSLSPRTGIDFSSNDYLALARSPRLATAAQAALARGVPTGSGGSRLLRGNDAEHELLETEAATFFGSEAALFFSSGFAANATILSTLPQRGDLILHDALIHASAHEGMRLARAPARGVPHNDVQGFTDAIRDWRRSGGMGTPWIAVESLYSMDGDRAPLAELTALAEAEDAVLIVDEAHATGVFGDRGQGLSLPGPRRIAIHTCGKAMGVEGALVTLPRVMRDFIVNRGRGFIYSTAPSPLIAALVRESLRILSDEPERRAALHGLIAAAGAELARLGIAPTGSQIVPVILGEDARAMAVAAQIQAAGFDVRGIRPPTVPAGTARLRLSLTLNVTMTDIDALTGALNEAMA; this is encoded by the coding sequence ATGCAAGCGATTGACGCATTGAGGTCTGACCTGGCCGGCCTGGCGGCACGCGACCGGCTGCGGTCGCTTTCGCCGCGCACCGGCATCGATTTTTCGTCCAACGATTATCTGGCGCTTGCCCGTTCCCCCCGCCTTGCCACTGCGGCACAGGCGGCGCTGGCGCGGGGCGTGCCAACGGGGTCCGGCGGATCCCGCCTGTTGCGGGGCAACGATGCGGAGCATGAGCTGCTGGAGACAGAAGCCGCCACGTTTTTCGGATCGGAGGCCGCGCTGTTCTTTTCCAGCGGATTTGCGGCCAATGCGACGATCCTGTCGACGCTGCCGCAGCGCGGCGACCTGATCCTGCACGATGCCCTGATCCATGCCAGCGCGCATGAGGGGATGCGGCTGGCCCGCGCGCCTGCCCGCGGCGTGCCGCACAATGACGTGCAGGGATTTACCGACGCCATCCGCGACTGGCGGCGCAGCGGGGGGATGGGCACGCCCTGGATCGCGGTGGAGAGCCTGTACAGCATGGATGGCGACCGCGCGCCGCTGGCCGAGCTGACCGCGCTGGCCGAAGCCGAGGATGCGGTGCTGATCGTGGACGAGGCGCACGCCACCGGCGTGTTTGGCGACCGGGGCCAGGGGCTGTCGCTGCCCGGCCCGCGCCGCATCGCCATCCACACCTGTGGCAAGGCGATGGGCGTCGAAGGGGCGCTGGTCACGCTGCCCCGCGTGATGCGCGATTTCATCGTCAATCGCGGGCGCGGCTTCATCTATTCGACCGCGCCGTCGCCGTTGATCGCCGCGCTGGTGCGCGAATCGCTTCGCATCCTGTCGGACGAGCCGGAGCGGCGGGCCGCCCTGCACGGGTTGATCGCCGCTGCGGGCGCCGAATTGGCCCGGCTGGGCATCGCGCCGACGGGCAGCCAGATCGTGCCGGTGATCCTAGGCGAAGACGCCCGCGCCATGGCCGTTGCGGCGCAGATCCAGGCGGCCGGGTTCGACGTGCGCGGCATCCGTCCGCCAACGGTGCCCGCCGGAACCGCCCGGCTGCGCCTGTCCCTGACGCTGAACGTCACGATGACCGATATCGATGCGCTGACAGGCGCGCTGAACGAGGCAATGGCATGA
- the ubiB gene encoding 2-polyprenylphenol 6-hydroxylase: MTAPVVHLWRLLKWGRTLARHGALRGIERDPNAPVAVKRVARLARFGARVPAEPAYADAFEAIGPAAIKLGQTLATRPDLVGEAAAHDLMRLQDRLPPLPFEPIRAAMEKGFGRPLEDLFASIDPVPVGAASIAQVHRAVTTDGRHVAVKVLRPGVETEFLSAIDTYEWAAAQVEAMGGEAQRLRPRLVIDTFKRWTLRELDLRREAASASELAETMRAEPDFVVPKIDWQRSTGKVMTLEWIDGIKLSNREALIAAGHDLPGLAVKLVRAFLRQAISEGFFHADMHQGNLFALPDGRIAAIDFGIMGRIDRRARVWLAEILYGLITGNYRRVAEIHFEAGYVPPHHNVEEFATALRAVGEPMRGLPVKEMSIGMMLDSLFNITRDFDMQTQPHLLLLQKTMVMVEGVATSLDPDVNLWESAAPFVREWIRTELGPETYVADRLIEDLRTLARLPQLVRNIELHFPAPGGAPPSPPLREIQLVRVGGGWRYAVIALAGGALGALAMFAVQ, from the coding sequence ATGACCGCACCTGTCGTTCATCTGTGGCGCCTGCTGAAATGGGGCCGCACGCTTGCCCGGCACGGCGCGCTGCGCGGGATCGAGCGGGATCCCAATGCGCCCGTGGCGGTCAAGCGCGTGGCGCGGCTCGCACGGTTCGGCGCGCGCGTGCCGGCCGAACCGGCCTATGCCGATGCGTTCGAGGCGATCGGCCCTGCAGCGATCAAGCTGGGCCAGACGCTGGCGACCCGCCCCGATCTGGTCGGAGAAGCGGCGGCGCACGACCTGATGCGCCTTCAGGACCGGCTGCCTCCATTGCCGTTCGAACCGATCCGCGCCGCCATGGAAAAGGGCTTTGGCCGGCCGCTTGAGGATCTGTTCGCCAGCATCGACCCGGTGCCGGTGGGAGCCGCCTCGATCGCACAGGTCCATCGCGCCGTGACGACAGATGGCCGGCATGTCGCGGTCAAGGTGCTGCGTCCCGGCGTCGAAACCGAGTTTCTGTCCGCCATCGACACCTATGAATGGGCCGCCGCGCAGGTCGAGGCCATGGGCGGCGAGGCGCAGCGGCTGCGCCCCCGGCTGGTGATCGACACGTTCAAGCGCTGGACGCTGCGCGAGCTGGACCTGCGGCGCGAGGCCGCATCCGCCAGCGAACTGGCCGAAACGATGCGCGCCGAACCCGATTTCGTAGTGCCGAAAATCGACTGGCAGCGCAGCACGGGCAAGGTGATGACGCTGGAATGGATCGACGGCATCAAGCTGTCGAACCGGGAGGCGCTGATCGCGGCGGGGCACGATCTGCCGGGACTGGCGGTCAAGCTGGTCCGCGCGTTCCTGCGGCAGGCGATTTCGGAAGGCTTCTTTCACGCCGACATGCATCAGGGCAATCTGTTCGCCCTGCCCGACGGCCGCATCGCCGCCATCGATTTCGGCATCATGGGGCGCATCGACCGGCGCGCCCGCGTCTGGCTGGCCGAAATCCTCTATGGCCTGATCACCGGCAATTACCGCCGCGTGGCCGAAATTCATTTCGAGGCAGGCTATGTGCCGCCGCATCACAATGTCGAGGAGTTCGCCACGGCCCTGCGCGCGGTGGGCGAACCCATGCGCGGCCTGCCGGTCAAGGAAATGTCGATCGGCATGATGCTGGACAGCCTGTTCAACATCACCCGCGATTTCGACATGCAGACGCAGCCGCACCTGTTGCTGCTGCAAAAGACGATGGTGATGGTGGAAGGGGTGGCGACCAGCCTGGATCCCGACGTCAACCTGTGGGAATCGGCCGCACCGTTCGTGCGCGAATGGATCCGGACCGAACTTGGCCCGGAAACCTATGTCGCCGACCGGTTGATCGAGGACCTGCGCACCCTGGCGCGGCTGCCCCAGCTGGTCCGCAATATCGAGCTGCATTTTCCTGCCCCCGGAGGGGCCCCGCCATCGCCGCCGCTGCGCGAGATTCAGCTGGTCCGCGTGGGCGGCGGGTGGCGCTATGCCGTCATCGCACTGGCCGGCGGGGCGCTGGGCGCGCTGGCAATGTTCGCGGTGCAATGA
- the coaBC gene encoding bifunctional phosphopantothenoylcysteine decarboxylase/phosphopantothenate--cysteine ligase CoaBC yields the protein MKRILLIVGGGIAAYKACELIRLIRGAGMAARCVLTDGGAQFVTPMTLAALSEQPVHTSLWDLKDEAEMGHIQLSRQADLVVVAPATADLVARMAGGLANDLATTLLLATDKPVLAVPAMNVRMWQHAATRRNVAQLRADGVTVMEPDEGPMACGEHGPGRLPEPAAILAAIQTALGGEGQAAGRLSGRHLLITAGPTHEPIDPVRYIANRSSGKQGFAIAAAAARAGARVTLIAGPVQLATPPGVDRVDVETAVEMAAAVDAALPADVAIMVAAVADWRVAAAGQKIKKQGGDPPRLTLNENPDILATVAGGERRPALVVGFAAETERVIDHAVAKRLRKGADWIIANDVSGDVMGGGHNLVHLVRDTGVETWERMTKEAVAERLVERIADAI from the coding sequence ATGAAGCGCATCCTGCTGATCGTTGGCGGCGGCATTGCGGCCTATAAGGCGTGCGAGCTGATCCGCCTGATCCGCGGAGCTGGCATGGCTGCCCGCTGCGTCCTGACGGATGGCGGGGCGCAGTTCGTGACGCCGATGACATTGGCCGCGCTGTCCGAACAGCCCGTCCATACCAGCCTGTGGGATCTGAAGGACGAGGCGGAGATGGGCCATATCCAGCTCAGCCGTCAGGCCGATCTGGTCGTCGTCGCGCCCGCCACCGCCGATCTGGTCGCACGCATGGCCGGCGGGCTGGCCAACGACCTGGCCACCACGCTGTTGCTGGCGACGGACAAGCCGGTGCTGGCGGTCCCCGCCATGAACGTGCGGATGTGGCAGCACGCCGCCACGCGCCGGAATGTCGCCCAGCTGCGGGCGGACGGCGTGACCGTGATGGAGCCGGACGAGGGGCCGATGGCGTGCGGCGAACATGGCCCGGGCCGGTTGCCGGAACCCGCCGCGATCCTTGCCGCGATCCAGACCGCGCTGGGGGGTGAGGGGCAGGCCGCCGGGCGGCTGTCCGGGCGGCATCTGCTGATCACCGCTGGTCCGACGCATGAACCCATCGATCCGGTGCGGTACATCGCCAATCGCTCGTCCGGCAAACAGGGCTTTGCCATCGCAGCGGCAGCAGCGCGCGCCGGTGCGCGGGTGACGCTGATCGCCGGTCCGGTCCAGCTTGCGACGCCGCCCGGCGTTGACCGCGTGGACGTCGAAACGGCAGTCGAAATGGCCGCTGCGGTCGATGCCGCACTGCCCGCCGACGTCGCGATCATGGTCGCCGCTGTCGCCGATTGGCGCGTGGCCGCGGCCGGACAGAAGATCAAGAAACAAGGCGGCGATCCGCCGCGGCTGACGCTGAACGAAAATCCCGATATACTGGCAACCGTTGCGGGCGGAGAGCGTCGGCCGGCGCTGGTCGTCGGATTTGCCGCGGAAACCGAACGGGTGATCGACCATGCGGTCGCCAAGCGGCTGCGCAAGGGGGCGGACTGGATCATTGCCAACGACGTGTCGGGCGATGTGATGGGCGGCGGTCACAATCTGGTCCATCTCGTCCGCGATACGGGGGTCGAGACGTGGGAACGGATGACAAAGGAGGCCGTGGCCGAGCGGCTGGTGGAACGGATTGCGGATGCGATTTGA
- the dut gene encoding dUTP diphosphatase, which yields MTSGVIRIALMRLPHGHGLPLPAYATEGAAGMDIVSAEDVMLAPGARHAVATGLAIAIPDGFEVQVRPRSGLALKHGVTCLNTPGTIDSDYRGEVKVILANLGDQPFAIARGDRIAQLVAAPVQRAAFDEVASLDDTARGTGGFGSTGVQG from the coding sequence GTGACGAGCGGCGTCATTCGCATTGCGCTGATGCGCCTGCCGCACGGCCACGGCCTGCCGCTGCCCGCCTATGCGACGGAAGGTGCAGCGGGCATGGACATCGTGTCGGCCGAGGATGTGATGCTGGCCCCGGGCGCGCGCCATGCCGTGGCGACCGGACTGGCCATCGCCATTCCGGACGGGTTCGAGGTTCAGGTGCGTCCCCGGTCGGGCCTGGCGTTGAAGCATGGCGTGACCTGCCTCAACACGCCCGGCACGATCGACAGCGATTATCGCGGCGAGGTAAAGGTGATCCTTGCCAATCTTGGCGATCAGCCCTTTGCCATTGCCCGCGGCGACCGGATCGCTCAGCTGGTGGCCGCTCCGGTTCAGCGCGCGGCGTTCGACGAAGTCGCCAGCCTTGACGACACGGCGCGCGGCACCGGCGGCTTTGGATCGACGGGGGTGCAGGGATGA
- a CDS encoding HesA/MoeB/ThiF family protein → MSLSDAELQRYARHLILREIGGAGQAALKAARVMVIGAGGIGSPVIQYLAAAGVGRIVIVDDDRVDLSNLQRQTIFATADIGQPKAEAARDRALAINPEITVEAMVRRMDAASIDAVEGMTVVIDGTDSFATRLLVADACLRHHVPLVSAAVGQFDGQLAVFRGWEADKPCYRCWVGGDPDRPDVSCADQGVLGAMTGVMGSMAAIEAVRQIAPFGTDPAGKLLIADALDFRFRTLSLPKDPGCPSCGAA, encoded by the coding sequence ATGAGCCTGTCCGATGCCGAGCTTCAGCGTTATGCCCGCCATCTGATCCTTCGCGAGATTGGCGGGGCGGGGCAGGCCGCGCTGAAGGCGGCGCGGGTCATGGTGATCGGCGCGGGCGGGATCGGATCGCCGGTCATCCAGTACCTGGCCGCAGCCGGCGTCGGGCGCATCGTCATCGTCGATGACGACCGGGTCGATCTGTCCAACCTGCAGCGCCAGACGATCTTTGCCACCGCCGATATCGGCCAGCCAAAGGCGGAGGCCGCGCGGGATCGGGCATTGGCGATCAATCCCGAAATTACGGTGGAGGCGATGGTGCGCCGCATGGATGCGGCCAGCATCGATGCGGTTGAGGGCATGACGGTCGTCATCGACGGCACCGACAGTTTCGCCACGCGCTTGCTGGTCGCCGATGCATGTCTGCGCCACCATGTCCCGCTGGTTTCCGCCGCTGTGGGGCAATTCGACGGCCAGCTGGCCGTGTTTCGGGGGTGGGAGGCGGACAAGCCCTGTTACCGGTGCTGGGTGGGTGGCGATCCCGACCGGCCGGACGTCAGCTGTGCCGATCAGGGCGTGCTGGGCGCGATGACCGGCGTGATGGGCAGCATGGCGGCGATCGAGGCGGTGCGGCAGATCGCGCCGTTCGGCACCGATCCGGCCGGAAAGCTGCTGATCGCCGATGCGCTGGATTTCCGCTTTCGCACGCTGTCGCTGCCCAAGGATCCGGGGTGCCCGTCATGCGGCGCGGCCTGA
- the rpsT gene encoding 30S ribosomal protein S20 produces the protein MANTPQAKKRIRRNQRRAEINGARVSRIRTFVKKVELALAAGDKTAAAEALTAVQPELARGVARGVLHKNTASRKFSRLTKAVSALA, from the coding sequence ATGGCGAATACGCCTCAGGCAAAGAAGCGTATCCGGCGCAACCAGCGCCGCGCGGAAATCAACGGTGCGCGCGTCAGCCGCATCCGCACCTTCGTGAAGAAGGTCGAACTGGCCCTGGCTGCTGGCGACAAGACCGCCGCTGCCGAGGCGCTGACGGCGGTTCAGCCGGAACTGGCGCGCGGCGTGGCACGCGGCGTGCTGCACAAGAACACCGCATCGCGGAAGTTCTCGCGCCTGACCAAGGCGGTTTCCGCCCTCGCCTGA